From Streptomyces sp. 6-11-2, one genomic window encodes:
- the folP gene encoding dihydropteroate synthase, producing MSNFSGRGRVAGLPAWGRCAVMGVVNVTPDSFSDGGRWFDTTTAVKHGLDLVAQGADLIDVGGESTRPGATRVDEDEELRRVIPVVRGLAAEGVTISVDTMRARVAEQALAAGAALVNDVSGGLADPAMIPVVAEAGAPFVVMHWRGFLEGGNVSGVYEDVVSEVVDELHARVEAVLEGGIAADRIVVDPGLGFSKEAGHDLTLLAHLDRLRGLGHPVLVAASRKRFLGRVLAGPEGAPPPARERDAATAAVSALAAHAGAWAVRVHEVRATADAVRVARAVEEARTPGSTPEDRAHSSDDGEADGRRGAHGPAEGDR from the coding sequence ATGAGCAACTTCAGCGGGCGCGGCCGCGTGGCGGGCCTTCCGGCGTGGGGCCGGTGCGCGGTCATGGGGGTCGTGAACGTGACCCCCGACTCCTTCTCCGACGGAGGCCGCTGGTTCGACACGACCACCGCCGTCAAGCACGGCCTGGACCTGGTCGCCCAGGGCGCGGACCTGATCGACGTCGGCGGCGAGTCCACCCGGCCCGGCGCCACCCGCGTCGACGAGGACGAGGAACTGCGGCGCGTCATCCCCGTGGTGCGCGGCCTCGCCGCCGAGGGCGTCACGATCTCCGTCGACACCATGCGCGCCCGCGTCGCCGAACAGGCCCTCGCGGCCGGCGCCGCCCTCGTCAACGACGTCAGCGGCGGCCTCGCGGACCCCGCCATGATCCCCGTGGTCGCGGAGGCGGGCGCCCCCTTCGTCGTGATGCACTGGCGCGGCTTCCTGGAGGGCGGCAACGTCAGCGGGGTGTACGAGGACGTCGTCTCCGAGGTCGTCGACGAGCTGCACGCGCGTGTGGAGGCCGTCCTGGAGGGCGGGATCGCCGCCGACCGCATCGTCGTCGACCCCGGTCTCGGCTTCTCCAAGGAGGCCGGGCACGACCTCACGCTCCTGGCCCACCTCGACCGCCTGCGCGGGCTCGGCCACCCCGTCCTGGTCGCCGCCTCCCGCAAGCGGTTCCTCGGGCGGGTGCTGGCAGGCCCGGAGGGCGCGCCCCCGCCCGCGCGCGAGCGCGACGCCGCCACCGCCGCCGTCTCCGCCCTCGCCGCGCACGCCGGCGCCTGGGCCGTGCGCGTCCACGAGGTCCGCGCGACGGCGGACGCGGTACGCGTCGCCCGCGCCGTGGAAGAGGCACGCACCCCCGGGAGCACACCGGAGGACCGGGCGCACTCCTCCGACGACGGGGAGGCGGACGGCAGACGCGGTGCGCACGGCCCCGCCGAAGGAGACCGGTGA
- a CDS encoding nuclear transport factor 2 family protein, whose amino-acid sequence MSAPHTDVEQVEAANTAYYEAMERGDFEELSALWLTPSDLGVDEEYHDPADTGVISCVHPGWPVLTGRGEVLRSYALIMANTDYIQFFLTDVHVSVTGNTALVTCTENILSGGPAPAAGGELGPLVGQLVVATNVFRRTGLGWKLWSHHASPVLAENDGAEDDDTPA is encoded by the coding sequence GTGAGCGCGCCCCACACCGACGTCGAGCAGGTGGAGGCGGCCAACACCGCCTACTACGAGGCCATGGAGCGGGGTGACTTCGAGGAGTTGTCCGCGCTCTGGCTCACCCCCTCCGACCTGGGCGTCGACGAGGAGTACCACGACCCCGCCGACACCGGCGTGATCTCGTGCGTGCACCCCGGCTGGCCGGTCCTCACGGGACGCGGCGAGGTGCTGCGCTCCTACGCGCTGATCATGGCGAACACCGACTACATCCAGTTCTTCCTCACCGATGTGCACGTCTCGGTGACCGGCAACACCGCTCTGGTGACCTGCACCGAGAACATCCTCAGCGGCGGCCCCGCCCCCGCGGCCGGCGGCGAGCTCGGCCCGCTGGTGGGACAGCTCGTCGTCGCCACCAACGTGTTCCGTCGCACTGGTCTCGGATGGAAACTCTGGTCTCACCACGCCTCTCCCGTTCTGGCCGAAAACGACGGTGCCGAGGACGACGACACGCCCGCCTGA
- the folB gene encoding dihydroneopterin aldolase → MDRVALRGLRARGHHGVFPKEREEGQTFLVDIVLGVDTRPAAADDDLAKTVHYGIVAEEVVAVVEGEPVNLIETLAERIAQVCLKHDGVLEVEVCVHKPDAPITVPFDDVTVTITRSRV, encoded by the coding sequence GTGGATCGTGTCGCGCTGCGCGGCCTGAGGGCCCGCGGGCACCACGGTGTGTTCCCCAAGGAACGCGAGGAGGGCCAGACCTTCCTCGTGGACATCGTCCTGGGAGTCGACACCCGGCCGGCCGCGGCCGACGACGACCTGGCGAAGACCGTGCACTACGGAATCGTGGCCGAGGAGGTCGTGGCCGTGGTGGAGGGCGAGCCCGTGAACCTCATCGAAACGCTCGCCGAGCGCATCGCCCAGGTCTGTCTGAAGCACGACGGGGTCCTGGAGGTCGAGGTCTGCGTCCACAAGCCGGACGCACCGATCACCGTTCCCTTCGACGACGTGACCGTCACCATCACCCGGAGCCGAGTATGA
- the folK gene encoding 2-amino-4-hydroxy-6-hydroxymethyldihydropteridine diphosphokinase — protein MNAPFTKGPTDPTVQPVPASVVEKVDAADTTLQNPKRAVISIGSNLGNRLETLQGAVDALEDTPGVRVKAVSPVYETEPWGVEPGSQPSYFNAVVILKTTLPPSSLLERAHAIEEAFNRVRDERWGPRTIDVDIVAHAETVSDDPLLTLPHPRAHERAFVLAPWYDVDPDAQLPGRGAVADLLTALTREGVEPRADLELRLPE, from the coding sequence ATGAACGCGCCTTTCACCAAAGGGCCCACCGACCCGACCGTGCAGCCGGTGCCCGCCTCGGTCGTCGAGAAGGTCGACGCCGCGGACACCACTCTGCAGAACCCCAAGCGTGCCGTGATCTCGATCGGCTCCAACCTCGGCAACCGCCTGGAGACCCTCCAGGGGGCCGTCGACGCCCTGGAGGACACGCCCGGCGTCCGCGTCAAGGCCGTCTCCCCGGTCTACGAGACGGAGCCGTGGGGCGTCGAGCCCGGCAGCCAGCCGTCGTACTTCAACGCGGTGGTGATCCTCAAGACCACGCTGCCGCCGTCCTCGCTGCTGGAGCGCGCCCACGCCATCGAGGAGGCCTTCAACCGGGTCCGCGACGAGCGCTGGGGGCCGCGCACCATCGACGTCGACATCGTCGCCCACGCGGAGACCGTCTCCGACGATCCGCTCCTCACGCTCCCTCACCCGCGCGCCCACGAACGCGCCTTCGTCCTCGCCCCGTGGTACGACGTGGACCCGGACGCGCAGCTCCCGGGCCGGGGTGCGGTGGCCGATCTGCTGACCGCGCTCACCCGGGAGGGCGTCGAGCCTCGGGCGGACCTGGAACTCCGGCTGCCCGAGTAG
- a CDS encoding DUF3180 domain-containing protein, producing MRELRIRVLAGVFVVAGVLSWAGARLWNAVGTLPGVPLAAPIVLALIAAVLLSTALSLRARLKAQRERRPGAKGVDLMMAARAVVFGQASALVAALVAGVYGGTGVALLELLDIPARRDQAVYAGFSVLAGIAVIAAALFLERVCKLPEDDDQNPPGSEPTA from the coding sequence GTGAGAGAGCTGCGTATCAGGGTGCTGGCAGGCGTGTTCGTCGTCGCCGGGGTGCTGTCCTGGGCGGGCGCCCGGCTGTGGAACGCGGTGGGGACACTCCCCGGCGTCCCGCTGGCCGCCCCCATCGTCCTCGCCCTGATCGCCGCGGTCCTCCTGTCCACGGCGCTCTCCCTGCGCGCCCGGCTGAAGGCCCAGCGCGAGCGGCGGCCCGGAGCCAAGGGCGTCGACCTCATGATGGCCGCCCGCGCGGTCGTCTTCGGCCAGGCCAGCGCCCTGGTCGCCGCCCTTGTCGCCGGCGTGTACGGCGGCACGGGCGTCGCCCTGCTGGAACTCCTCGACATCCCGGCCCGCCGCGACCAGGCCGTCTACGCCGGCTTCTCGGTCCTCGCCGGCATCGCGGTGATAGCGGCCGCCCTGTTCCTCGAACGGGTCTGCAAACTCCCGGAGGACGACGACCAGAACCCGCCGGGGTCGGAACCGACGGCATGA
- the folE gene encoding GTP cyclohydrolase I FolE — protein sequence MTDPVTLDGEGFLGEFDEKRAENAVRELLIAVGEDPDREGLRETPGRVARAYKEIFAGLWQQPEDVLTTTFDLGHDEMVLVKDIEVFSTCEHHLVPFRGVAHVGYIPSTSGKITGLSKLARLVDVYARRPQVQERLTTQIADSLMEILEPRGVIVVVECEHMCMSMRGIRKPGAKTITSAVRGQLRDAATRNEAMSLIMAR from the coding sequence ATGACCGACCCCGTGACGCTGGACGGCGAGGGCTTCCTCGGAGAGTTCGACGAGAAGCGTGCCGAGAACGCCGTGCGCGAACTCCTCATCGCGGTCGGCGAGGACCCGGACCGTGAAGGCCTGCGGGAGACTCCGGGACGGGTGGCCCGGGCGTACAAGGAGATATTCGCGGGACTGTGGCAGCAGCCCGAGGACGTGCTGACGACGACGTTCGACCTGGGTCACGACGAGATGGTGCTGGTCAAGGACATCGAGGTGTTCTCGACCTGCGAGCACCACCTCGTACCGTTCCGCGGTGTCGCGCACGTCGGCTACATCCCGTCCACCAGCGGGAAGATCACGGGGCTGTCGAAGCTGGCCCGGCTCGTGGACGTCTACGCCCGCCGCCCGCAGGTGCAGGAGCGGCTCACCACCCAGATCGCGGACTCGCTGATGGAGATCCTGGAGCCGCGCGGGGTGATCGTCGTGGTGGAGTGCGAGCACATGTGCATGTCGATGCGGGGCATCCGCAAGCCCGGCGCGAAGACCATCACCTCGGCCGTGCGCGGTCAGCTGCGGGACGCCGCGACGCGGAACGAGGCGATGAGCCTCATCATGGCGCGCTGA
- the ftsH gene encoding ATP-dependent zinc metalloprotease FtsH yields the protein MDVKRYFRGPVMWIVLAVLAVVVLMNVVGQSGGYKTVDTGKVVAAINDNRVQQAKLTTGDEQTIKVELKDGQKVDGSSKIQASYIGDQGVTIANTLQTKYQDKQIPKGYTVSPSKQSPFVGILLSLLPFVLIVVVFLFLMNQMQGGGSRVMNFGKSKAKLITKDTPKTTFSDVAGADEAVEELHEIKEFLQEPAKFQAVGAKIPKGVLLYGPPGTGKTLLARAVAGEAGVPFYSISGSDFVEMFVGVGASRVRDLFEQAKANAPAIVFVDEIDAVGRHRGAGLGGGHDEREQTLNQLLVEMDGFDVKGGVILIAATNRPDILDPALLRPGRFDRQIAVDRPDMQGRLEILKVHQKGKPVAPDVDLSAVARRTPGFTGADLSNVLNEAALLTARSDKKLIDNHMLDEAIDRVVAGPQKRTRIMSDKEKKITAYHEGGHALVAAASPNSDPVHKITILSRGRALGYTMVLPDEDKYSTTRNEMLDQLAYMLGGRAAEELVFHDPTTGAANDIEKATTTARAMVTQYGMTERLGAIKFGGDNTEPFLGREMAHQRDYSEEVAALVDEEVKKLIENAHNEAWEILVENRDVLDNLVLALLEKETLGKEEIAEIFAPIVKRPPRPAWTGSSRRTPSTRPPVLSPKELALTNGANGSTAAISTVKSTATEPAPATEQVPEDRPDN from the coding sequence ATGGACGTGAAGCGATACTTCCGTGGGCCGGTCATGTGGATCGTGCTGGCCGTCCTTGCCGTGGTCGTGTTGATGAATGTCGTCGGTCAGTCCGGCGGCTACAAGACGGTGGACACGGGCAAGGTCGTAGCGGCGATCAATGACAACAGGGTCCAGCAGGCCAAGCTGACCACGGGCGACGAGCAGACCATCAAGGTCGAGCTCAAGGACGGCCAGAAGGTCGACGGCAGCTCGAAGATCCAGGCGAGCTACATCGGCGACCAGGGCGTGACCATCGCCAACACGCTGCAGACCAAGTACCAGGACAAGCAGATCCCGAAGGGCTACACGGTCTCGCCGTCGAAGCAGAGCCCCTTCGTCGGCATCCTGCTCTCCCTGCTCCCCTTCGTTCTCATCGTGGTCGTCTTCCTGTTCCTGATGAACCAGATGCAGGGCGGCGGCTCCCGGGTCATGAACTTCGGCAAGTCCAAGGCCAAGCTCATCACCAAGGACACCCCGAAGACGACGTTCTCGGACGTGGCGGGCGCGGACGAGGCCGTCGAGGAGCTCCACGAGATCAAGGAGTTCCTCCAGGAGCCGGCCAAGTTCCAGGCCGTCGGGGCGAAGATCCCCAAGGGCGTGCTGCTCTACGGCCCGCCCGGCACCGGCAAGACCCTGCTCGCGCGTGCCGTCGCGGGCGAGGCCGGCGTCCCGTTCTACTCGATCTCCGGTTCCGACTTCGTCGAGATGTTCGTCGGCGTCGGCGCCTCCCGCGTCCGTGACCTGTTCGAGCAGGCCAAGGCGAACGCCCCGGCGATCGTCTTCGTCGACGAGATCGACGCGGTCGGCCGTCACCGCGGCGCCGGCCTCGGCGGCGGTCACGACGAGCGCGAGCAGACGCTGAACCAGCTGCTGGTCGAGATGGACGGATTCGACGTCAAGGGCGGCGTGATCCTGATCGCGGCCACCAACCGGCCCGACATCCTCGACCCGGCGCTGCTGCGTCCGGGCCGATTCGACCGCCAGATCGCCGTGGACCGCCCCGACATGCAGGGCCGTCTGGAGATCCTGAAGGTCCACCAGAAGGGCAAGCCGGTCGCGCCCGACGTCGACCTGTCCGCCGTCGCCCGCCGCACCCCCGGCTTCACGGGTGCCGATCTGTCCAACGTCCTGAACGAGGCCGCGCTGCTGACGGCCCGCAGTGACAAGAAGCTGATCGACAACCACATGCTGGACGAGGCGATCGACCGCGTGGTCGCCGGCCCGCAGAAGCGGACCCGGATCATGTCGGACAAGGAGAAGAAGATCACCGCGTACCACGAGGGCGGTCACGCCCTGGTCGCGGCGGCTTCGCCGAACTCCGATCCGGTCCACAAGATCACGATCCTGTCCCGCGGCCGGGCCCTCGGCTACACGATGGTCCTGCCCGACGAGGACAAGTACTCCACGACCCGCAACGAGATGCTGGACCAACTCGCCTACATGCTGGGCGGCCGCGCGGCCGAGGAACTGGTCTTCCACGACCCAACCACGGGCGCGGCGAACGACATCGAGAAGGCCACCACCACGGCCCGCGCGATGGTCACCCAGTACGGCATGACCGAGCGTCTCGGCGCGATCAAGTTCGGCGGCGACAACACCGAGCCGTTCCTCGGACGTGAGATGGCTCACCAGCGCGACTACTCGGAAGAGGTCGCCGCGCTGGTGGACGAGGAAGTCAAGAAGCTCATCGAGAACGCGCACAACGAGGCCTGGGAGATCCTGGTCGAGAACCGCGACGTCCTCGACAACCTCGTCCTGGCCCTCCTGGAGAAGGAGACCCTGGGCAAGGAGGAGATCGCCGAGATCTTCGCCCCGATCGTCAAGCGGCCGCCGCGGCCCGCCTGGACCGGCTCCTCCCGCCGCACCCCGTCCACCCGCCCGCCGGTGCTCTCCCCGAAGGAGCTCGCACTGACGAACGGGGCCAACGGCTCGACGGCGGCGATCAGCACGGTCAAGTCCACGGCGACGGAGCCCGCCCCGGCCACGGAGCAGGTGCCGGAGGACCGTCCGGACAACTGA
- the hpt gene encoding hypoxanthine phosphoribosyltransferase, producing MRVDAKDMGADLEKVLITKEEIDAKLAELAAKIDAEYAGKDLLIVGVLKGAVMVMADLARALSTPVTMDWMAVSSYGAGTQSSGVVRILKDLDTDIKGRHVLIVEDIIDSGLTLSWLISNLGSREPASLKVCTLLRKPEAAKVAIDVEWVGFDIPNEFVVGYGLDYAEKYRNLPFVGTLAPHVYGG from the coding sequence ATGCGGGTGGACGCGAAAGACATGGGTGCCGACCTCGAGAAGGTGCTCATCACCAAGGAAGAGATCGACGCGAAGCTGGCCGAGCTGGCGGCGAAGATCGACGCGGAGTACGCGGGCAAGGACCTGCTGATCGTCGGCGTCCTCAAGGGCGCGGTGATGGTCATGGCGGACCTCGCCCGGGCGCTGTCCACCCCCGTCACCATGGACTGGATGGCCGTGTCCTCGTACGGCGCGGGCACCCAGTCCTCCGGCGTCGTGCGCATCCTCAAGGACCTCGACACCGACATCAAGGGCAGGCACGTCCTGATCGTCGAGGACATCATCGACTCCGGGCTGACCCTCTCCTGGCTGATCTCCAACCTCGGCTCCCGGGAGCCCGCCTCCCTGAAGGTGTGCACGCTGCTGCGCAAGCCCGAGGCCGCGAAGGTCGCCATCGACGTGGAGTGGGTCGGTTTCGACATCCCCAACGAGTTCGTCGTCGGCTATGGCCTGGACTACGCCGAGAAGTACCGGAACCTGCCGTTCGTCGGTACGCTCGCACCCCACGTCTACGGCGGCTGA
- the tilS gene encoding tRNA lysidine(34) synthetase TilS — protein sequence MGPHPAVAAIRLAVRRVLHDILDEQLSSHPAPAPAPARPGPLPAQLPGQPPHGASTPGPVRAPAPQASHGSPAPQAASASPAAAQDTSAPHERPPSPLVLVACSGGADSMALASALAFEAPKLGIRAGGVTVDHGLQAGSDLRAEEVAQRLRGLGLDPVEAVAVSVGREGGPEAAARAARYAALDAAAERHGAHAVLLGHTRDDQAETVLLGLARGSGIRSLSGMAAVSGAGGRYRRPFLHIDRQTARKGCMVQSLPVWDDPHNTDPAYTRSRLRHEGLPALEKALGKGVVEALARTAQLSRDDADALDAWAGQAEATVRDDAGRLECAKLYALPPAVRRRILRRAAIDAGAPAGSLFARHIEEVDRLITGWRGQKAINLPGRVVAQRQGGRLVIRQG from the coding sequence ATGGGTCCCCATCCTGCGGTCGCGGCGATACGCCTGGCGGTACGCCGCGTCCTCCACGACATCCTCGACGAACAGCTCTCGTCCCACCCCGCGCCGGCGCCCGCGCCCGCCCGGCCGGGCCCCCTGCCCGCGCAGCTCCCCGGGCAGCCCCCGCACGGCGCGTCGACGCCGGGCCCCGTCCGGGCGCCCGCCCCGCAGGCCTCCCACGGCTCGCCGGCCCCGCAGGCCGCATCGGCCTCGCCCGCCGCCGCACAGGACACATCGGCCCCCCACGAGCGTCCGCCGTCGCCGCTCGTGCTCGTGGCCTGCTCCGGCGGCGCCGACTCCATGGCGCTCGCCTCCGCCCTCGCCTTCGAGGCCCCCAAACTCGGCATCCGGGCCGGCGGCGTCACCGTCGACCACGGCCTGCAAGCCGGCTCCGACCTGCGCGCCGAGGAGGTCGCCCAGCGGCTGCGCGGACTGGGCCTGGACCCGGTCGAGGCCGTCGCCGTCAGCGTCGGCCGCGAGGGCGGGCCCGAAGCCGCCGCCCGCGCCGCCCGCTACGCCGCCCTCGACGCCGCCGCCGAACGCCACGGCGCCCACGCCGTCCTGCTCGGCCACACCCGCGACGACCAGGCCGAGACGGTGCTCCTCGGCCTCGCCCGCGGCTCCGGCATCCGCTCCCTGTCGGGAATGGCCGCGGTCTCGGGGGCCGGCGGCCGTTACCGCCGCCCCTTCCTGCACATCGACCGGCAGACCGCCCGCAAGGGCTGCATGGTCCAGTCCCTGCCCGTCTGGGACGACCCGCACAACACGGACCCGGCCTACACCCGCTCCCGGCTGCGCCACGAGGGCCTCCCGGCCCTGGAGAAGGCCCTCGGCAAGGGCGTCGTGGAGGCCCTCGCGCGCACCGCCCAGCTCTCCCGCGACGACGCCGACGCCCTCGACGCCTGGGCCGGCCAGGCCGAGGCCACCGTCCGCGACGACGCCGGCCGCCTGGAGTGCGCCAAGCTGTACGCCCTGCCCCCCGCCGTACGCCGCCGCATCCTGCGCCGGGCCGCCATCGACGCGGGCGCTCCGGCCGGTTCGCTGTTCGCCCGGCACATCGAGGAAGTGGACCGGCTGATCACCGGTTGGCGCGGCCAGAAGGCCATCAACCTCCCCGGCAGGGTCGTCGCCCAGCGGCAGGGTGGCAGACTGGTGATTCGGCAAGGCTGA
- a CDS encoding zinc-dependent metalloprotease, with amino-acid sequence MTSIGGAATPGMVDWNLAVATATRLVRPGPEVSRDEARDVVAELRRHAKASEGHVRGFTRLGTHEAHDTPVLVVDRPGWVRANVAGFREILKPLLDKMQERRGGTPGGAVLGAVGGKVTGVELGILLSFLASRVLGQYETFAPATRDLPAGGPPDSPGGGRLLLVAPNIVHVERELDVDPHDFRLWVCLHEETHRTQFTAVPWLRDHLEGEIQSFLAETDVDPMALLERIREAAQSLAGGRPEGEEDDGGHSLVEMVQTPAQREILGRLTAVMSLLEGHADYVMDGVGPDVVPTVAEIREKFQQRRARGASRLDMALRKLLGLDAKLRQYRDGERFVRAVVEQVGMDGFNRVWTSPNTLPTKAEISKPADWIARVHRRAEP; translated from the coding sequence ATGACGAGCATCGGTGGTGCTGCAACTCCCGGGATGGTCGACTGGAATCTCGCGGTCGCGACCGCGACCCGGCTGGTACGGCCGGGTCCCGAGGTGAGCCGGGACGAGGCCCGGGACGTCGTCGCGGAACTGCGCCGGCACGCCAAGGCGTCCGAGGGACACGTCCGCGGGTTCACCCGCCTGGGCACCCACGAGGCCCACGACACCCCCGTACTCGTGGTCGACCGCCCCGGCTGGGTCCGGGCGAACGTCGCCGGGTTCCGCGAGATCCTCAAACCGCTCCTGGACAAGATGCAGGAGCGACGCGGCGGCACCCCCGGCGGCGCGGTCCTCGGCGCCGTCGGCGGCAAGGTCACCGGCGTGGAGCTCGGGATACTGCTGTCTTTCCTGGCCTCCCGCGTCCTCGGCCAGTACGAGACCTTCGCCCCCGCCACCCGCGACCTGCCGGCCGGCGGTCCCCCCGACTCGCCCGGCGGCGGCCGGCTGCTGCTCGTCGCCCCCAACATCGTCCACGTCGAGCGTGAACTCGACGTCGACCCGCACGACTTCCGCCTGTGGGTGTGCCTGCACGAGGAGACGCACCGCACGCAGTTCACCGCCGTGCCCTGGCTGCGCGACCACCTCGAGGGTGAGATCCAGTCCTTCCTCGCGGAGACGGACGTCGACCCCATGGCGCTCCTGGAGCGCATCCGCGAGGCCGCCCAGTCGCTGGCCGGCGGCCGCCCCGAGGGCGAGGAGGACGACGGCGGCCACTCCCTGGTCGAGATGGTCCAGACTCCGGCCCAGCGCGAGATCCTCGGCCGCCTCACCGCCGTGATGTCCCTCCTGGAGGGCCACGCCGACTACGTGATGGACGGCGTCGGCCCGGACGTCGTACCGACCGTGGCGGAGATCCGCGAGAAGTTCCAGCAGCGCCGCGCCAGGGGCGCCTCCCGCCTGGACATGGCCCTGCGCAAGCTGCTCGGCCTGGACGCCAAGCTGCGGCAGTACCGCGACGGCGAGCGCTTCGTACGCGCGGTCGTCGAGCAGGTCGGCATGGACGGCTTCAACCGGGTGTGGACCTCCCCCAACACCCTTCCCACCAAGGCGGAGATCTCCAAGCCGGCGGACTGGATCGCACGGGTGCACCGCAGGGCCGAACCGTGA
- the dacB gene encoding D-alanyl-D-alanine carboxypeptidase/D-alanyl-D-alanine-endopeptidase, with protein MVVPELRAWRAARPRLTRLARAARLRLVRAARAVKPRVARLTGTVGSRLAEPKTWQYTAGAATAGLALAAGVVTAAGPWDSTGQRTAERDRAAALGRTGGADHGRGTDTPDPSRTSDASRSASDGGAKPAPSAVPVLVGLGGSGDPVRPASDASAVAAALDPLLGDSALGTHHAAAVVDITSGERLYGQDAGDPLVPASTTKIATAVAALSALGPDHRLTTRAALEPGTGKLVLIGGGDPTLTARKDAGNLASLRTLAADTATALTRRGVTEVTLSHDTTFYAGSLLHPIGVNDNLAPVSALMTDEARTDGSASGPAPRVADPAADAARAFADLLSGHGIRTTVAGPAKASGRAETLATVSSPPLSSLVERMLTNSDNDLAEALARQTAAATGGRADFDGGAAAIAAQLRKLGLPLTGADFHDGSGLNRADRLTADLLTALLAKAADPADPGLRPVLTGLPVAGFTGTLTSRYADGAAGLVRAKTGTLTGVNTLAGTVVARNGHLLAFAFLAENTTGPDAAQSALDHAVTTLATCACD; from the coding sequence GTGGTCGTGCCGGAGCTGAGAGCCTGGCGGGCCGCGAGACCGCGCCTGACCCGTCTCGCACGGGCCGCACGGCTGCGGCTCGTACGGGCCGCGCGGGCCGTGAAACCGCGGGTCGCGCGGCTCACGGGGACCGTCGGGTCGCGGCTCGCTGAGCCGAAGACCTGGCAGTACACCGCGGGTGCCGCCACGGCCGGGCTGGCACTCGCGGCCGGTGTGGTGACCGCCGCCGGGCCCTGGGACTCCACCGGCCAGCGTACGGCCGAGCGGGACCGGGCCGCGGCACTGGGGCGCACGGGTGGCGCAGATCACGGCCGCGGGACCGATACGCCGGATCCGTCCCGTACATCCGATGCGTCCAGGTCTGCGTCCGACGGCGGGGCGAAGCCCGCGCCCAGCGCCGTGCCGGTGCTCGTGGGCCTCGGCGGCTCCGGCGACCCGGTGCGGCCCGCGTCGGACGCCTCGGCCGTCGCGGCCGCCCTGGACCCGCTGCTGGGGGACTCCGCCCTCGGCACCCACCACGCCGCGGCCGTCGTCGACATCACCAGCGGCGAGCGGCTCTACGGCCAGGACGCCGGCGACCCGCTCGTCCCCGCCTCCACCACCAAGATCGCCACCGCCGTCGCCGCGCTGTCCGCCCTCGGCCCCGACCACCGGCTCACCACCCGCGCTGCCCTGGAGCCCGGCACCGGGAAACTCGTCCTGATCGGGGGCGGCGACCCCACGCTCACCGCCCGCAAGGACGCCGGGAACCTGGCGAGCCTGCGCACCCTCGCCGCCGACACGGCGACCGCGCTGACCAGGCGCGGCGTGACCGAGGTGACGCTCTCGCACGACACCACCTTCTACGCCGGTTCCCTGCTGCACCCCATCGGCGTGAACGACAACCTCGCCCCGGTCAGCGCCCTGATGACCGACGAGGCCCGCACCGACGGCTCGGCCAGCGGCCCGGCCCCGCGCGTGGCCGACCCGGCGGCGGACGCCGCCCGCGCCTTCGCCGACCTGCTGTCCGGCCACGGCATCCGGACCACGGTCGCCGGTCCCGCCAAGGCGTCCGGCCGCGCGGAGACCCTGGCCACCGTCTCCTCGCCCCCGCTGTCGAGCCTGGTCGAACGGATGCTCACCAACAGCGACAACGACCTCGCCGAGGCCCTGGCCCGCCAGACGGCCGCCGCGACGGGCGGACGGGCGGACTTCGACGGGGGCGCCGCCGCGATCGCCGCCCAGCTGAGGAAACTCGGTCTGCCCTTGACGGGCGCCGACTTCCACGACGGCAGCGGGCTCAACCGCGCCGACCGTCTCACCGCGGACCTGCTCACGGCCCTGCTGGCCAAGGCGGCCGATCCGGCCGACCCCGGCCTCCGCCCGGTCCTCACCGGCCTCCCGGTCGCCGGCTTCACCGGCACCCTGACCAGTCGCTACGCGGACGGCGCGGCCGGGCTCGTACGGGCGAAGACGGGCACGCTGACGGGCGTCAACACCCTCGCGGGCACGGTCGTCGCCCGCAACGGCCACCTGCTGGCCTTCGCCTTCCTCGCCGAGAACACCACCGGCCCGGACGCAGCCCAGTCGGCCCTGGACCACGCGGTCACGACCTTGGCCACCTGCGCCTGCGACTGA